In a genomic window of Suricata suricatta isolate VVHF042 chromosome 12, meerkat_22Aug2017_6uvM2_HiC, whole genome shotgun sequence:
- the LOC115274818 gene encoding C-C chemokine receptor type 2-like, with translation MGDNDMLLQFSHHMLSTSQTLFTTNNQGGNDETTTMFEYDDSEPCHKSEVKQNAARLLPPLYSLVFISGFLGNLLVVLILINCKKLKSMTDIYLLNLAISDLLFLLTFPFWTHYVANGWVFGDVMCKTVTGLYHVGYFAGNFFTILLTIDRYLAIVHAVFALKARTVTFGVVTSVVTWVLAVVASLPGCVFNDLQWEDSFQACRPSFQPEWRNFHAIMRTILGLVLPLLVMLICYSAILKTLFRCRNERKKHKAVKLIFVIMIIYFLFWAPNNIVLLLSTFPDSFGLNNCRASSQLDQAMQVTETLGWTHCCVNPIIYAFVGEKFRRYLSVFFRKHVAKHLCKQCPVFYRETADRVSSTYTPSTGEQEVSVGF, from the coding sequence ATGGGGGACAATGACATGCTTCTCCAGTTCAGCCACCACATGCTGTCCACATCTCAAACTCTGTTCACAACCAATAACCAGGGCGGCAACGATGAAACCACCACCATGTTCGAATATGATGACAGTGAACCCTGCCATAAATCGGAGGTGAAGCAGAATGCAGccaggctcctgcctcccctctacTCCCTCGTGTTCATTTCCGGCTTCCTGGGCAACCTGCTGGTGGTCCTCATTCTCATCAACTGCAAAAAGCTGAAGAGCATGACTGACATCTACCTGCTCAACCTGGCCATCTCCgacctgctcttcctcctcaccttccccttCTGGACCCACTATGTGGCCAACGGGTGGGTCTTCGGGGATGTGATGTGTAAGACAGTCACGGGGCTCTATCACGTCGGTTACTTTGCCGGAAACTTCTTCACCATCCTCCTGACTATCGATAGGTACCTGGCGATCGTCCATGCTGTGTTTGCATTGAAGGCCAGGACAGTCACTTTTGGGGTGGTGACAAGCGTGGTCACCTGGGTGCTGGCCGTGGTCGCCTCTCTCCCAGGGTGTGTTTTTAATGATTTGCAATGGGAAGATTCTTTTCAGGCCTGCAGACCTTCTTTCCAACCAGAGTGGAGGAATTTCCATGCAATCATGAGGACCATCTTGGGCCTGGTCCTGCCCCTGCTCGTCATGCTCATCTGCTACTCCGCCATCCTCAAGACCTTGTTCCGCTGTCgcaatgaaagaaagaagcacaAGGCCGTGAAGCTCATTTTCGTGATCATGATCATTTACTTTCTCTTCTGGGCGCCCAACAACATCGTCCTGCTCCTGAGCACCTTCCCGGATTCCTTTGGCCTGAATAACTGTAGGGCCTCCAGTCAGCTGGACCAAGCCATGCAGGTGACGGAGACCCTGGGGTGGACGCACTGCTGCGTCAACCCCATCATCTACGCTTTCGTCGGGGAGAAGTTCAGAAGGTATCTCTCCGTGTTTTTCCGAAAGCACGTCGCCAAACATCTCTGCAAACAGTGTCCAGTGTTCTACAGGGAGACCGCGGACCGAGTGAGCTCCACGTACACGCCTTCCACAGGGGAGCAGGAGGTCTCGGTCGGCTTCTAA